A region of Triplophysa dalaica isolate WHDGS20190420 chromosome 20, ASM1584641v1, whole genome shotgun sequence DNA encodes the following proteins:
- the ndnf gene encoding protein NDNF has translation MRRVFRCYGLVLLFLGVMGQKLPTRDEGLFQMQIRDKSTFHDSSVMPDGAEISGYLFRDAPKRYYFVVEEDNTPLLVTVTPCDAPLEWRLTLQELPEDRSGEGSGEPEPLEQQKLQVTTSESTELFTYKGNDVESFISTSSSSGLYQLEILSTEKDSNFKMYGTTTPESDQPYPELPYDPRVDVTALGRTTVTLAWKPTPTGSIMGQPIQYCVVINKEHNFKSLCAAEAKMNLDDGFMTAPKPGRDFSPFDFAHFGFVPSENDFSKDRSLTTNRALNSKLSRTYIPKPKVSDIQKICIGNKNIFTVSDLKPDTQYYFDVFAVNTGTNMSTAYVGTFARTKEEVKQKTLELKDGKVTDVFIKRKGSKFLRFAPVSSHQRVTLFVHACLDAVQVQVRRDGKLVLSQNVEGVRQFQLRGKPKAKYLIRLRGSRKGASTLKVLASTRAGGKQPFPALPEDTRIKAFDKLRTCSSVTVAWLGTQERNKYCVYRREVDESYGEEQRRREQNQCAGTENRSKSEKVLCKYFHSANLQKAVTTETITGLGAGKSYLLDVYVVGHSGHSVKYQSKLVKTRKYC, from the exons ATGAGGCGGGTGTTTAGATGTTATGGCTTGGTGTTGCTGTTCTTGGGGGTGATGGGACAGAAACTACCCACCCGCGATGAAGGTCTCTTTCAGATGCAGATCAGAGATAAATCTACTTTCCACGACTCCTCTGTCATGCCCGATGGAGCTGAGATCAGTGGATACCTGTTTAGGGACGCGCCAAAAAG GTACTATTTTGTAGTGGAGGAAGACAACACTCCCCTCTTGGTGACGGTGACACCTTGTGATGCTCCGCTCGAGTGGAGATTGACATTGCAGGAACTCCCTGAGGACCGCAGCGGAGAAGGATCAG GTGAGCCGGAGCCATTGGAGCAGCAAAAACTGCAGGTCACAACCAGTGAAAGTACCGAACTCTTCACCTACAAAGGAAATGATGTTGAGTCATTCATCTCCACAAGCTCCTCTTCCGGCTTGTACCAGCTGGAAATCCTCTCAACTGAAAAGGATagcaactttaaaatgtatggtACTACGACCCCCGAGTCCGACCAGCCCTACCCGGAACTACCTTACGACCCCAGGGTTGATGTTACAGCGCTGGGTCGTACGACCGTCACACTAGCGTGGAAGCCTACTCCTACTGGCTCTATAATGGGTCAGCCGATCCAGTACTGTGTGGTGATCAACAAGGAGCACAACTTCAAAAGCTTATGTGCGGCAGAGGCCAAGATGAACTTGGATGATGGCTTCATGACCGCTCCAAAACCCGGGAGGGATTTCAGCCCCTTTGACTTTGCTCATTTTGGTTTCGTCCCATCTGAGAATGATTTCAGTAAGGATCGTTCCCTCACCACTAACAGAGCTTTGAACAGCAAACTGAGTCGCACATATATCCCGAAGCCCAAAGTTTCAGACATACAGAAAATCTGCATAGGCAACAagaatatttttacagtgtcaGACCTCAAGCCAGACACACAGTACTACTTTGATGTGTTCGCGGTCAACACAGGCACCAACATGAGCACTGCGTACGTGGGCACTTTTGCCCGCACTAAGGAAGAAGTCAAGCAGAAGACCCTGGAGCTCAAGGATGGAAAAGTCACAGACGTCTTCATTAAGAGAAAGGGCAGCAAATTCCTCCGTTTTGCTCCGGTCTCTTCTCACCAGCGCGTGACACTCTTTGTGCACGCCTGTCTGGATGCAGTACAGGTTCAGGTACGCCGCGATGGGAAGCTTGTTCTCTCACAGAATGTGGAGGGCGTTCGTCAGTTCCAACTACGCGGTAAGCCCAAAGCCAAGTATCTGATCCGTCTGCGGGGGTCCCGCAAGGGTGCTTCCACTTTGAAAGTGTTGGCCAGTACTCGTGCTGGAGGCAAGCAGCCCTTCCCAGCTTTACCCGAGGATACCCGCATCAAGGCTTTCGATAAGTTGCGTACCTGTTCTTCTGTCACTGTGGCTTGGCTTGGCACGCAGGAGCGCAACAAATACTGTGTGTACCGACGCGAAGTAGACGAAAGTTATGGCGAAGAGCAAAGACGCCGGGAGCAGAACCAGTGTGCTGGAACGGAGAATCGCAGCAAGTCTGAAAAGGTACTTTGCAAGTACTTCCACAGTGCCAACCTGCAGAAGGCCGTTACCACGGAGACCATAACGGGTCTTGGGGCGGGAAAGAGCTACCTCCTGGATGTTTATGTGGTGGGACACAGCGGCCACTCAGTCAAGTATCAAAGCAAATTGGTGAAAACAAGGAagtactgttaa